A single genomic interval of Penicillium psychrofluorescens genome assembly, chromosome: 2 harbors:
- a CDS encoding uncharacterized protein (ID:PFLUO_003345-T1.cds;~source:funannotate): MGNSTKRKKEKQKDFKKPKLKVGKAKAKPDNFTDTSFRSKAVVLTQQSLHLSAPSLNSQFSHHLSLLSVKSDSQRRDSLAHLTTSIASRPVNSPLPQPVSVILPSLLPLILDASNAVRTQLLKLLRTLPRSDVEDHVSQLLPYVRAGMTHLAADIRVSAVEVLSWMVDAAGEQVVSSAGGWIKTLNCFFSVLGWHTEESARWSSSRASFGKSGSQGRPMVKVLGALAEFLNAGVGQPTTAGDDPLDSDDESADWPFPLCQTSQHMVSQSSAAYAYLNLFGQPRDEEGEMYETREDRYRVFTSRFLPAIERGLKSAREEGGELGRASSAVSKVVKEAVSYGLGP, from the exons ATGGGGAACAGTAccaagcgcaagaaggagaagcagaaggacTTCAAG AAACCCAAACTCAAGGTCGGCAAGGCTAAGGCCAAGCCCGATAACTTCACCGACACCAGCTTCCGATCCAAGG CGGTCGTTCTCACCCAGCAATCTCTCCACCTCTCGGCTCCGTCCTTGAACAGCCAGTTTTCCCATCACCTGTCATTGCTCTCGGTTAAGTCCGACAGCCAACGGCGCGATTCCCTTGCCCACCTGACGACCTCGATCGCCTCTCGTCCTGTGAACTCACCTCTACCACAACCTGTCAGCGTCATACTTCCGTCTTTGCTCCCACTCATCCTGGACGCGAGCAACGCCGTACGCACACAGCTGCTCAAGCTCCTGCGCACGCTCCCGCGCAGCGACGTCGAGGATCATGTCTCGCAGCTCCTTCCATATGTCCGGGCTGGAATGACCCATCTGGCAGCAGACATCCGGGTTTCCGCTGTGGAAGTGCTGTCCTGGATGGTGGACGCGGCCGGAGAGCAAGTGGTATCCTCCGCGGGCGGGTGGATCAAGACGCTGAACTGCTTTTTCTCTGTCTTGGGCTGGCATACGGAGGAGTCGGCACGATGGTCGTCCAGTCGCGCGTCGTTTGGCAAGTCTGGGAGTCAAGGCAGGCCGATGGTCAAAGTGCTGGGGGCGCTGGCGGAATTTTTGAACGCTGGAGTCGGCCAACCAACAACAGCCGGGGATGACCCGCTTGACTCAGATGACGAATCGGCCGATTGGCCGTTCCCTCTCTGCCAGACATCTCAACACATGGTTTCCCAGTCATCTGCCGCGTACGCATATCTGAATCTGTTTGGACAACCgcgcgacgaggagggcgagatgTACGAAACCCGCGAGGATCGGTATCGGGTGTTTACAAGCCGGTTTCTACCAGCGATTGAGCGCGGGCTGAAGAGTGCgcgcgaagaaggcggagaGTTGGGCCGTGCTTCCTCCGCCGTGAGCAAAGTGGTCAAAGAAGCGGTTTCTTATGGGTTGGGTCCATGA
- a CDS encoding uncharacterized protein (ID:PFLUO_003346-T1.cds;~source:funannotate): MSDTGSTDEGSDQFAPNVRGPDTYAGRVRESASKAREKIANRFQPGDTKSTSRRLSDTPSNVRQQFREFSPKESAKESAQKSKSTLQNAQETVAKALGGGSRGAS, translated from the exons ATG TCCGACACCGGAAGTACTGATG AAGGATCCGATCAATTCGCGCCTAATGTACGCGGGCCAGATACTTACGCCGGCCGCGTTCGCGAATCAGCCAGCAAGGCGCGCGAAAAGATTGCCAACCGCTTCCAACCGG GTGACACCAAATCCACTTCTCGTCGGCTATCCGATACGCCTTCCAACGTGCGCCAACAATTCCGGGAGTTCAGTCCCAAGGAATCGGCCAAGGAGTCGGCGCAGAAGAGTAAGTCGACGCTGCAAAATGCACAGGAGACGGTTGCCAAGGCACTGGGAGGGGGTTCGCGTG GGGCGAGCTGA
- a CDS encoding uncharacterized protein (ID:PFLUO_003347-T1.cds;~source:funannotate), producing the protein MAFPGFEADSQMTTDFAFDSPFNPSPPSHLHDGVLNNSIFPEWETGASRGHLDNPDEMQRQDPLAAQIWRLYTKTKSQLPNQERMENLTWRMMAMSLKRKEREQQARSSQVQSNSITSPTPSGMAQLHLSDPVLTSPAYPDSSPLDATSDPMNLDDFIVPLDSPADSALHPPTDRNFTATPTASIPIKARRDHPMVDSTVAASYSNPPQDQRKNSEFGYVPRRVRKTSVDERQFFAGLAVPTRKRPAESSPQVPPVSNAMLAQHSELSAGLPDYSLDHHPSSSFALPGHSGNPAMGGLRRPHHHGLPFGLDTFGMGEDQGINSAGPYQQHFTFSPSDSPMTAGNSFSNLYAQTPLASSLNSTEFFSPPPSGYQSAVSTPQPIYEGEQSMFFTEAPPVESQTQRRVPNYITQRSSNLSASLQPRYMFNPANGDSQSVGAVTGPPTTTHMGYSAPPQHVDPSQMLGTGEFSTTAPSGSMFTFGGDSDNEDDDVNAFSERAGIAMPHDFSSMDEHANDLSSTGLQWDGGFPGSVQSMPGFPAQHRKHVTIGSTDMVDAPPEWHQSGGLGRTHGSAASVSEVRNREQDPRRQKIARTTSTPNAQQLLRQSMNNGPTSGPPTNHPSPNTPPESGLSSAVPSRPASPGGSKNGDPNAGPTTCTNCFTQTTPLWRRNPEGQPLCNACGLFLKLHGVVRPLSLKTDVIKKRNRNSANTVAVGSSRSSKKSSRKNSTAQPSSAVSSSRAPSGNNSESPPAYAGSGMMGKPGVVPIAAAPPKSTPMSGVGQARSAMQAALKRPRRLEKAPGMEQDLDDSPKASAPASRSKVVPLAPAMAPAAANPANHSIAGGQGASQEWEWLTMSL; encoded by the exons ATGGCATTCCCTGGCTTCGAGGCGGATTCTCAGATGACGACCGATTTTGCCTTCGACTCCCCCTTCAACCCGTCCCCGCCTTCCCACCTCCACGACGGCGTACTGAACAACTCCATCTTCCCCGAGTGGGAGACCGGCGCCTCCCGGGGTCATCTCGACAACCCCGATGAGATGCAGCGACAGGATCCACTGGCCGCCCAGATCTGGCGGCTCTACACCAAAACCAAGTCCCAGTTGCCGAACCAGGAGCGCATGGAGAATCTCACGTGGCGGATGATGGCCATGAGTTTGAAACGCAAGGAACGGGAGCAACAGGCTCG CTCGTCGCAGGTTCAGTCCAACAGTATCACCAGTCCTACCCCGAGCGGCATGGCGCAGCTGCACCTGTCCGACCCCGTCTTGACCAGTCCCGCCTACCCAGATTCATCGCCGCTCGATGCCACCTCGGACCCGATGAATTTGGATGACTTCATCGTGCCTTTGGATTCCCCCGCCGATTCCGCCCTCCACCCACCAACCGACCGCAACTTCACCGCGACCCCGACGGCATCAATCCCCATCAAAGCACGGAGAGATCACCCGATGGTCGATTCCACGGTCGCCGCTTCGTATTCTAACCCGCCTCAGGACCAGCGCAAGAACAGTGAGTTTGGCTATGTGCCTCGTCGGGTGCGCAAGACGAGCGTGGACGAGCGTCAGTTTTTCGCCGGCCTGGCCGTGCCGACTCGCAAGCGCCCTGCCGAATCGTCGCCGCAGGTTCCGCCCGTGTCGAATGCCATGCTGGCGCAGCATTCCGAGCTGTCCGCAGGGCTGCCTGATTACTCGCTCGATCACCACCCTTCCTCCAGCTTTGCTTTGCCTGGTCACTCTGGCAACCCCGCCATGGGTGGCCTGCGACGCCCgcaccaccatggccttccaTTCGGCCTGGACACCTTTGGAATGGGAGAGGACCAGGGCATCAACTCGGCCGGCCCCTACCAGCAGCATTTcaccttctcgccctcggatTCTCCCATGACCGCTGGCAATTCGTTTTCCAACCTTTACGCTCAAACGCCTCTGGCCTCTTCACTCAACTCCACCGAGTTCTTCTCCCCGCCGCCGTCAGGCTATCAGTCTGCCGTCTCGACTCCGCAGCCCATCTACGAAGGTGAACAGTCGATGTTCTTTACCGAAGCACCCCCGGTGGAGTCCCAGACGCAGCGTCGCGTCCCCAACTACATTACCCAACGATCCTCGAACTTGTCCGCATCACTGCAGCCGCGTTACATGTTCAACCCCGCCAACGGCGACTCGCAGTCGGTGGGTGCTGTCACCGGtcccccgacgacgacgcaCATGGGATATTCGGCTCCTCCGCAGCATGTCGACCCGTCTCAGATGTTGGGCACTGGAGAATTCTCTACAACCGCACCGTCAGGAAGCATGTTCACTTTCGGTGGTGACTCCGATaacgaggacgatgacgTCAATGCGTTTAGTGAGCGCGCTGGCATTGCAATGCCCCACGACTTTTCGTCGATGGATGAGCACGCCAATGATTTGAGTAGTACAGGACTGCAGTGGGATGGAGGCTTCCCTGGGTCTGTTCAGTCGATGCCGGGATTTCCTGCCCAGCACCGGAAGCATGTTACGATCGGGTCGACCGATATGGTGGATGCTCCGCCCGAGTGGCATCAAAGCGGCGGCCTCGGACGCACGCATGGGTCTGCTGCTTCCGTGAGCGAAGTTCGCAACCGGGAGCAGGATCCCCGTCGCCAGAAGATTGCACGCACTACGTCCACCCCGAATGCCCAGCAATTGCTGCGCCAGAGCATGAACAATGGTCCCACCAGCGGCCCCCCGACGAACCACCCATCCCCCAATACGCCCCCCGAGTCAGGTCTCAGTAGCGCCGTTCCTTCGCGCCCAGCCAGTCCCGGTGGTTCCAAAAATGGCGATCCCAACGCTGGGCCGACTACCTGCACCAATTGCTTCACCCAGACTACTCCTCTCTGGCGCCGGAACCCCGAAGGCCAACCGCTGTGCAATGCCTGTGGTTTGTTCTTGAAGCTGCACGGCGTGGTGCGGCCGTTATCGTTGAAGACAGACGTCATCAAGAAACGAAACCGCAATAGCGCAAACACCGTTGCCGTTGGAAGTTCGCGGTCTTCTAAGAAGTCTTCTCGCAAGAACTCTACCGCGCAACCTTCTTCGGCCGTGTCTAGCTCGCGTGCTCCCAGCGGTAACAACTCTGAGTCACCCCCTGCCTATGCTGGATCGGGTATGATGGGGAAACCTGGCGTGGTGCCCATTGCAGCCGCGCCTCCCAAGTCAACACCAATGTCCGGGGTGGGCCAAGCCCGCAGCGCGATGCAGGCGGCCCTGAAGCGGCCACGCCGCCTCGAGAAGGCTCCCGGAATGGAACAGGATCTGGACGACAGCCCCAAGGCCAGTGCGCCAGCAAGCCGATCCAAGGTCGTCCCGCTGGcacccgccatggcgcctGCTGCGGCGAACCCTGCCAACCACAGTATTGCTGGCGGACAGGGAGCCAGTCAGGAGTGGGAATGGCTGACGATGAGTCTCTAG
- a CDS encoding uncharacterized protein (ID:PFLUO_003348-T1.cds;~source:funannotate) has protein sequence MSDPNMMTQMQTGKGQMMNMAPNAWTPGSIPSGLPSAPPMPGQTQQMSAHPAFTLQPDGSMWPMPQGPSRTMSYPGQEIGSSYPTQFPPQMPPDLKRRMTTPAQSASASTVAGSHGSQGPSPGMQAPPGSMSYPGQPGMGYPSWQDMNALPGVGVVPYPMYTSDAMQQPPFTTSPPPMGHPGAPGRSSGS, from the coding sequence atgtccgaccCCAACATGATGACCCAGATGCAGACTGGAAAGGGCCAGATGATGAATATGGCGCCCAATGCCTGGACTCCTGGGTCTATACCTTCTGGATTGCCATCCGCTCCGCCCATGCCAGGCCAGACACAGCAGATGAGCGCACACCCGGCATTTACCTTGCAGCCGGACGGCTCGATGTGGCCAATGCCCCAAGGCCCGTCAAGAACAATGAGTTATCCTGGACAGGAAATCGGATCTTCTTACCCAACTCAATTTCCACCCCAAATGCCTCCGGATCTCAAACGAAGGATGACAACACCCGCACAATCGGCGTCTGCCTCCACTGTCGCCGGGTCACACGGCTCTCAGGGCCCAAGTCCGGGTATGCAAGCACCGCCGGGGTCAATGTCGTACCCCGGTCAACCAGGCATGGGGTATCCATCCTGGCAGGACATGAACGCTTTGCCTGGGGTGGGCGTGGTGCCATATCCCATGTACACCAGTGATGCCATGCAACAACCTCCTTTCACAACCAGCCCTCCCCCGATGGGGCATCCTGGTGCGCCGGGAAGATCATCGGGGTCAtga
- a CDS encoding uncharacterized protein (ID:PFLUO_003349-T1.cds;~source:funannotate) yields MRRISTLPATEAFTLMEHYNDPYSQCRSGAVYDRHRLIRDGPSAWKRIGVRDINLRSLVKRLNYLRQFRHDMLLDGSTHTILDIESSQELHHTLYTHFLHPPPRAIETKSRSLKFQIKTLTVVLSTPGAWIDFSLPEWRYRAGQVLWEPPPHEDGDCLDLKMCADGSSQEPWVHPGMERKWLLIQLLLAAELLLRLDAFVRVGMLHDPHGVPITVQELHNFDKLLNGKVNWDLIVVRRFLDSLDITCASSQSESTLDGSRPPDKPHHFSLLETFTHRGSSASHADLRSAWECDLNSSYVRQQLEGLYVFAENIAWPRMDALKATMKSKLGSSENPILPRVRTGDSLRPDKTPKDVSAMRLAKEEMYTRQPSRRHLKLRNAQSQTGDQHEAEDLGWISRSWLSGFVIPGEGISHLLMATLLENDPDAIKQLGSTINLYGGFVYEGQSWWSKACIVGRVLSSSEGAKTCMGWINSDIVPRDATTLEPLQKGWFEVPVDEVLCSSSKARIKQGGRVAMESTPLGMGDITAEAFTLPKDAAKTTATVDLKALHMSVNGYRTPNSQDIMVADEASMSFSVSSAGLTSPSMISLPLRYNVRFISAHECRPPLGSPCYQNPSASPEKDQSTTSRLYHCTRLPGHPLHKSFPYRNVPLAALANMSAPPEVSRSSSPSATRGAESLPNLDVWVIDARGDRTKETFARAWCASVGCHAIIGRSGRTCVACCIREARAVDIRVVLRVGD; encoded by the coding sequence ATGCGCCGAATCTCCACGCTTCCGGCGACGGAAGCATTTACATTGATGGAACACTATAATGATCCTTACTCCCAATGTCGCAGCGGTGCCGTATATGACCGTCATCGGCTCATCCGTGATGGGCCTTCCGCCTGGAAACGTATAGGAGTCCGAGACATCAATCTCCGGTCTCTGGTCAAACGTCTGAATTATTTGCGGCAATTTCGCCATGACATGCTCCTTGACGGGTCAACCCACACAATACTGGATATTGAGTCCTCACAGGAGCTTCACCATACCCTCTACACCCACTTTTtgcatcctccaccacgagCCATAGAGACGAAATCGCGGAGTCTCAAATTTCAGATCAAAACATTAACGGTGGTACTGTCCACTCCTGGAGCATGGATTGATTTCTCTCTGCCCGAATGGCGCTACCGGGCCGGCCAGGTGCTCTGGGAGCCACCTCCGCATGAGGATGGAGATTGCCTTGACCTCAAAATGTGTGCCGACGGATCATCACAGGAGCCTTGGGTCCACCCTGGCATGGAGAGAAAATGGCTTTTGATACAGTTGCTCTTGGCGGCCGAGCTACTTCTGCGTCTGGATGCATTTGTTCGGGTCGGGATGTTGCACGATCCGCATGGTGTCCCGATCACGGTGCAGGAGCTGCACAATTTCGATAAACTTCTGAATGGAAAGGTGAATTGGGATCTGATTGTCGTCCGCCGTTTCCTTGATAGTCTCGACATCACATGTGCTTCGTCGCAATCCGAGTCGACTTTGGACGGCTCTCGGCCACCTGATAAGCCCCATCACTTTTCTCTGCTCGAGACGTTCACCCATCGTGGCTCGTCTGCCTCGCATGCCGATCTGCGATCCGCCTGGGAGTGCGACTTGAACTCGTCATATGTTCGGCAGCAACTGGAAGGACTTTACGTTTTTGCGGAGAACATAGCATGGCCGAGAATGGACGCCCTCAAAGCCACCATGAAGTCTAAACTGGGGAGCAGCGAGAATCCTATACTTCCTAGGGTACGCACTGGTGACAGCCTGAGACCAGACAAGACCCCGAAGGATGTTTCGGCGATGAGACTGGCCAAGGAAGAAATGTACACCCGCCAGCCATCTCGACGGCACCTCAAGCTCCGTAACGCGCAATCTCAAACTGGTGATCAGCATGAGGCTGAAGATTTGGGCTGGATCTCTCGGAGCTGGCTATCCGGGTTTGTGATACCGGGGGAGGGTATCAGCCATCTTCTCATGGCTACCCTCCTCGAGAATGACCCCGATGCAATTAAGCAGCTGGGGTCGACGATCAATCTCTACGGAGGATTTGTGTACGAAGGCCAGAGCTGGTGGAGCAAAGCATGCATTGTCGGACGGGTCTTATCCAGCTCGGAAGGAGCCAAGACATGTATGGGCTGGATCAACAGTGATATAGTTCCCCGCGATGCGACTACACTAGAACCCTTGCAGAAAGGGTGGTTTGAGGTCCCCGTGGATGAGGTGTTGTGCAGCTCAAGCAAAGCTCGAATCAAGCAGGGTGGCAGAGTGGCAATGGAGTCGACGCCGCTTGGGATGGGTGATATCACCGCAGAAGCGTTCACACTGCCCAAGGATgcggcgaagacgacggCCACCGTCGATCTGAAGGCGCTGCACATGTCCGTGAACGGCTACCGAACCCCCAACAGCCAGGACATCATGGTTGCGGACGAGGCATCTATGTCCTTCTCGGTTTCAAGTGCCGGGCTCACGTCCCCATCTATGATTTCTTTGCCTCTGAGGTATAACGTGCGCTTCATCTCCGCGCACGAGTGCCGTCCACCGCTGGGATCCCCATGTTACCAAAACCCTAGCGCGAGCCCTGAGAAGGACCAGTCTACGACATCCAGATTGTACCACTGCACGCGTCTACCGGGCCACCCTCTACATAAATCCTTCCCATATCGAAACGTCCCACTGGCCGCTCTCGCCAACATGTCCGCACCGCCGGAGGTATCACGTTCATCCAGTCCATCCGCCACGCGAGGAGCCGAGTCGCTTCCCAACCTGGATGTTTGGGTCATTGACGCACGAGGAGATCGAACAAAGGAAACCTTTGCGCGGGCGTGGTGCGCCTCCGTCGGCTGCCATGCTATCATCGGGCGGTCTGGGCGGACATGTGTGGCATGTTGCATTCGAGAGGCTAGGGCCGTCGACATTCGGGTGGTGTTGCGCGTAGGCGATTGA
- a CDS encoding uncharacterized protein (ID:PFLUO_003350-T1.cds;~source:funannotate), which yields MSGVSKACCSIPPVVSKGYQAKGEYKQINGLKTYVTGPESATKAILIVYDIFGFFDQTIQGADILATSNEQKYRVFIPDFFEGSPADISWYPPTTDDQKEKLGNFFQTKAAPPNTLSKIPKVVAEANKLASGGSFQWSILGYCWGGKIATLSVGADNTIFKSAIQCHPAMVDANDAKNVNVPMAMLASKDEPVEDVDAFKAALKVPNHVEIFPSQIHGFMAARSDLEDPEVRKEYERGYKTALEFFHLHA from the exons ATGTCCGGTGTTAGCAAAGCTTGCTGCTC GATCCCGCCCGTCGTCTCCAAGGGCTACCAGGCCAAGGGGGAGTACAAGCAAATCAATGGCCTGAAGACTT ATGTGACCGGCCCCGAGTCGGCCACCAAGGCTATCCTGATCGTATACG ACatctttggtttctttgaCCAGACTATCCAGGGAGCCGATATCCTGGCCACCTCCAATGAGCAGAAGTACCGTGTGTTCATTCCCGATTTCTTCGAGGGCAGCCCGGCCGACATTTCTTGGTATCcgcccaccaccgacgatcagaaggagaagctgggcaacttcttccagaccaaGGCCGCCCCGCCCAACACTCTCTCCAAGATCCCGAAGGTTGTGGCCGAGGCCAACAAGCTCGCCTCGGGTGGCAGCTTCCAGTGGTCCATCTTGGGCTACTGCTGGGGCGGCAAGATTGCGACGCTCTccgtcggcgccgacaaCACCATCTTCAAGTCCGCCATCCAGTGCCACCCGGCCATGGTCGATGCCAACGACGCGAAGAACGTGAATGTGCCCATGGCCATGCTGGCCTCCAAGGACGAGCcggtcgaggatgttgacGCGTTCAAGGCCGCCCTAAAGGTTCCCAATCACGTGGAGATCTTTCCATCCCAGATCCACGGCTTCATGGCCGCCCGATCGGATCTGGAGGACCCCGAGGTGCGTAAGGAATACGAGCGTGGTTACAAGACTGCTCTGGAGTTCTTCCACCTGCACGCGTAA